The following are encoded together in the Bradyrhizobium genosp. L genome:
- a CDS encoding NAD(P)-dependent alcohol dehydrogenase has product MKAAVLHEFDEKLTAKEFVRFEDVTDPKISRPMDVIVRIGGAGVCRTDLHIVEGIWRSKVDVKLPYIMGHENAGWVEAIGPGVEGVKVGDSVICHPLVTSGHCLACRRGDDMHALDSAFPGINANGGYAQYLLTGQRSLIKLPKSLAPKDVAPYTDAGLTAYRAAKKASRHLLPGEYVAVIGAGGLGHIGIQVLAALCAAEIIVIDRAEKSLELAKTCGAHHLVKADGNEVEAVLGLTGGRGAEAVIDFVGEGDAIAKGLSMTANGGSYYIVGYGGKIDIPTIDMITSEKTIVGNLVGTYAELVELMALADRGLVELHTKEYRLSEANDALHDLHHGRIHGRAVLVP; this is encoded by the coding sequence ATGAAAGCGGCGGTGCTTCATGAGTTCGACGAGAAGCTGACGGCGAAGGAGTTCGTCAGATTCGAGGACGTGACCGACCCGAAGATTTCGCGCCCGATGGACGTGATCGTGCGCATCGGCGGTGCGGGCGTCTGTCGCACCGATCTGCATATTGTCGAAGGCATCTGGCGCAGCAAGGTCGACGTCAAGCTTCCCTACATCATGGGTCACGAGAACGCGGGCTGGGTCGAGGCGATCGGGCCGGGGGTTGAAGGGGTCAAGGTCGGCGATAGCGTGATCTGCCACCCGCTGGTGACCAGCGGGCATTGCCTTGCATGCCGGCGCGGCGACGACATGCACGCGCTGGACAGCGCGTTTCCCGGCATCAACGCCAATGGCGGCTATGCGCAATATCTGCTGACCGGACAGCGCTCCCTCATCAAGCTGCCGAAATCGCTCGCACCGAAGGACGTCGCCCCCTACACCGACGCCGGGCTGACGGCGTATCGCGCCGCCAAAAAGGCATCCCGTCATCTGTTGCCTGGCGAATATGTCGCGGTGATCGGCGCCGGCGGACTGGGCCATATCGGTATCCAGGTTCTCGCGGCGCTGTGCGCGGCGGAAATCATCGTGATCGATCGCGCCGAAAAGTCGCTCGAGCTCGCCAAGACGTGCGGCGCGCATCATCTCGTGAAGGCCGACGGCAACGAGGTCGAGGCCGTGCTCGGGTTGACCGGCGGCCGCGGCGCCGAAGCCGTGATCGACTTCGTCGGTGAGGGCGATGCCATCGCCAAGGGCCTGTCGATGACGGCGAACGGCGGCTCCTACTACATCGTCGGCTATGGCGGAAAGATCGATATCCCGACCATCGACATGATCACGTCGGAAAAGACCATCGTCGGCAACCTGGTTGGCACTTACGCCGAGCTGGTCGAGCTGATGGCGCTCGCGGATCGCGGCCTCGTCGAACTCCACACAAAGGAATACCGGCTCAGCGAGGCCAATGACGCGCTTCATGATCTGCATCATGGGCGCATTCACGGCCGTGCGGTCCTGGTTCCCTAG
- a CDS encoding amidohydrolase family protein translates to MYRTAKGEEIFVIDGHTHFWDGSPANQKNIHGKQFIECFYAYHSNLSPPAEKWEKEKFEKYDAKTMFDDLFVAGYDDMAILQPTYLTDFYKNGFNTTERNSAMKKSHPDRFILNGAFDPRDGTKGLEDLHALSEKHKLKGVKLYTAEWRGESKGYKLTDKASYQYLEAAQKLGIKNIHVHKGPTIIPLNRDAFDVADIDDVATSFQDLNFIVEHCGLPRLDDFCWIATQETNVYAGLAVALPFIHSRPGYFAHVISELLFWVGPDKILYGSDYGIWTPKWLIDKFMAFEIPADVTKETGSVLSMEAKTKILGLNAARIYGIDVEAQKKKIRAGGGYAHLPEAVHAPR, encoded by the coding sequence ATGTACAGGACAGCCAAGGGTGAAGAGATTTTCGTCATCGATGGACATACGCATTTCTGGGACGGAAGCCCGGCGAACCAGAAGAATATCCACGGCAAGCAATTCATCGAATGTTTCTACGCGTATCACTCGAACCTGAGCCCGCCAGCGGAGAAATGGGAGAAGGAGAAGTTCGAGAAGTACGATGCCAAGACGATGTTCGACGATTTGTTCGTCGCCGGCTACGACGACATGGCGATCCTGCAGCCGACCTATCTCACCGATTTTTACAAGAATGGCTTCAACACCACCGAGCGGAACTCGGCGATGAAGAAGAGCCATCCAGACCGCTTCATCCTCAACGGCGCCTTTGATCCGCGGGACGGCACCAAGGGCCTCGAGGATCTGCACGCGCTGTCCGAGAAACACAAGCTCAAGGGCGTCAAGCTCTATACCGCCGAATGGCGCGGCGAGTCCAAAGGCTACAAGCTCACCGACAAGGCGTCCTATCAGTATCTCGAGGCGGCGCAGAAGCTCGGCATCAAGAATATCCACGTCCACAAGGGCCCGACGATCATCCCGCTGAACCGGGATGCGTTCGACGTCGCCGACATCGACGATGTCGCGACCTCGTTCCAGGACCTGAACTTCATCGTCGAGCATTGCGGCCTGCCGCGGCTTGACGATTTCTGCTGGATCGCGACCCAGGAAACCAACGTCTACGCCGGCCTCGCTGTTGCGTTGCCCTTCATCCATTCCCGGCCGGGGTACTTCGCCCACGTGATATCAGAACTGCTGTTCTGGGTCGGGCCGGACAAGATCCTTTACGGCAGCGACTACGGCATCTGGACCCCAAAATGGCTGATCGACAAGTTCATGGCCTTCGAAATTCCCGCCGACGTCACCAAGGAGACCGGCTCGGTGCTGTCGATGGAGGCCAAGACAAAAATTCTCGGCCTCAACGCGGCTCGTATCTATGGCATCGATGTCGAAGCGCAGAAGAAGAAGATCCGGGCCGGCGGTGGTTACGCCCATCTGCCTGAAGCCGTGCACGCGCCGCGGTGA
- a CDS encoding aromatic/alkene monooxygenase hydroxylase subunit beta: protein MSAQTSRAAAATKPAAVVKSGAAGAAVFPGSDSRKYNYFEPKGRKATHYEDMTVDVQPDPERYLLQDWIISFPDGTPTYSKDWTAAKSSNWHKFRAVDQEWERTHYQRQSTICGMVQNTIENGRKSGAPTRFDPAWVKILQNHLGAYKHAEFGLGTSTMQAQRYGYTQMVNNAILTNSSYKLRFAQDVTLYLSEIGLDLPGFDTAAGKQHWLDDPVWQGVRKSVESVMGSNDYLEQYFATNVVFEPLVGELFRSGFLMQAASAQNDFITPAVVSAAEADYERNLANTVELFHILGTDPTYATQNLALFNKWLAKHGDLALDAANHLQPVWSQPRVKVAAFADAMAHAKNRIKGIAAELGLTVPANLAS, encoded by the coding sequence ATGAGCGCACAAACGAGCAGAGCAGCAGCGGCGACCAAGCCCGCAGCAGTTGTCAAGTCCGGAGCGGCGGGAGCCGCAGTGTTTCCGGGCTCCGACAGCCGCAAATACAACTACTTCGAACCCAAGGGCCGCAAGGCGACCCACTACGAGGACATGACGGTCGACGTTCAACCGGATCCGGAGCGCTATCTGCTGCAGGACTGGATCATCTCGTTTCCGGACGGAACGCCGACCTATTCGAAGGATTGGACGGCGGCCAAGAGCTCGAATTGGCACAAATTCCGCGCCGTCGACCAGGAATGGGAGCGCACGCACTACCAGCGCCAGTCGACGATTTGCGGCATGGTGCAAAACACCATCGAGAACGGCCGGAAGTCGGGCGCGCCGACCCGCTTCGACCCCGCCTGGGTGAAGATCCTGCAGAACCATCTCGGCGCCTACAAGCACGCCGAGTTCGGTCTCGGCACCTCGACCATGCAGGCGCAGCGTTACGGTTACACCCAGATGGTCAACAATGCGATCCTGACCAACTCGTCCTACAAGCTCCGCTTCGCGCAGGACGTCACGCTCTATCTGAGCGAAATCGGGCTCGACCTTCCCGGCTTCGACACTGCCGCCGGCAAGCAGCACTGGCTGGACGATCCGGTCTGGCAAGGCGTCCGCAAGTCGGTCGAATCGGTGATGGGTTCAAACGACTACCTCGAGCAGTATTTCGCGACCAACGTGGTGTTCGAGCCGCTGGTCGGCGAGTTGTTCCGCTCCGGCTTCCTGATGCAGGCGGCCTCTGCGCAGAACGATTTCATCACTCCGGCGGTCGTCTCCGCCGCGGAGGCCGACTATGAGCGCAACCTCGCCAACACGGTCGAGTTGTTCCACATCCTCGGCACCGATCCTACCTACGCGACGCAGAACCTTGCGCTGTTCAACAAGTGGCTGGCCAAACACGGCGACCTCGCGCTCGATGCCGCCAATCATTTGCAGCCGGTCTGGTCGCAGCCGCGCGTCAAGGTCGCGGCATTCGCCGACGCCATGGCGCACGCGAAAAACCGCATCAAGGGCATCGCCGCCGAGCTCGGCCTGACGGTTCCGGCAAATCTCGCGTCGTAA
- a CDS encoding 2Fe-2S iron-sulfur cluster-binding protein translates to MADVRIHKVRFEPVGIEMEVEEGETVLDAAFRQGISLMHGCKEGQCGSCKSKLVDGDVELLKYSTFALPDYESETGHVLLCRTHVYSDISVELLNYDEDLLSRSIAVKAFAGRVAGITALTADIRLLEIEIERPMKFWAGQYVDLTLQDGSITRAFSMANPPGEGANLRFIIKKYPNGAFSSQLDGKLAVGDAVIAKGPYGTCFRREERAGPMLLIGGGSGMSPLWSILADHIGSGEQRPVRFFYGARTRADLFYLDELAAIAARLDDFKFVPALSHAEPNDSWDGETGLIHEVVLRHLREEKLSGAIDAYACGPTPMIDAVLPVLQMNGVEPDHIYFDKFTPAVR, encoded by the coding sequence ATGGCGGACGTGCGGATTCACAAGGTTCGTTTCGAGCCGGTGGGCATCGAGATGGAAGTCGAAGAGGGCGAGACCGTCCTTGACGCGGCGTTCCGGCAGGGCATCTCGCTGATGCACGGCTGCAAGGAAGGCCAGTGCGGCAGCTGCAAATCGAAGCTGGTCGACGGCGATGTCGAGCTGCTGAAATATTCGACCTTCGCCTTGCCGGATTACGAGAGCGAGACCGGCCACGTCCTGCTGTGCCGGACCCATGTCTACAGCGATATCAGCGTCGAGCTGCTCAATTACGACGAAGACCTGCTCAGCCGCTCGATCGCGGTCAAGGCATTTGCCGGCCGCGTGGCGGGGATCACGGCGTTGACAGCCGACATCCGGTTGCTGGAGATCGAGATCGAAAGGCCGATGAAATTCTGGGCCGGCCAGTACGTCGATCTGACCCTCCAGGATGGCTCCATCACCCGCGCCTTCTCGATGGCGAACCCGCCAGGCGAGGGCGCCAATCTTCGCTTCATCATCAAGAAATATCCGAACGGGGCATTTTCGTCCCAGCTCGACGGGAAATTGGCCGTCGGCGATGCGGTGATCGCGAAGGGGCCGTATGGCACCTGCTTCCGGCGCGAGGAACGAGCTGGCCCGATGCTGCTGATCGGCGGCGGTTCAGGAATGTCGCCGCTGTGGTCGATCCTGGCCGATCACATCGGCAGCGGCGAGCAAAGGCCGGTGCGGTTCTTCTACGGTGCCCGAACGCGCGCCGACCTGTTCTACCTCGACGAGCTCGCAGCCATCGCCGCGCGGCTCGACGATTTCAAGTTCGTGCCGGCGCTGTCGCACGCGGAACCAAACGACAGCTGGGACGGCGAGACCGGGCTGATCCACGAGGTCGTGCTGCGCCATCTACGCGAGGAAAAACTGAGCGGCGCCATCGACGCCTACGCGTGCGGGCCGACGCCAATGATCGACGCCGTCTTGCCCGTTCTGCAAATGAACGGCGTCGAGCCGGACCACATCTACTTCGACAAGTTTACGCCGGCGGTGCGATGA
- a CDS encoding SseB family protein: MFEPENSLEALMQAAGKDANIVPAFYHALLETEIYILTPEAPMKPGRRRSLKFQEQINVATVDFQNMKWHPAFTSKKRIYDYIREPEVCLGAAARSLFEMLPNSNFWLNPLSECQKPLPASEIALLMNGKIFDITMRSAR, translated from the coding sequence ATGTTCGAACCGGAAAACAGCCTCGAAGCCCTGATGCAAGCCGCCGGCAAGGACGCCAACATCGTTCCCGCGTTCTATCACGCGCTGCTCGAGACGGAGATCTACATTCTGACGCCGGAAGCACCGATGAAACCTGGACGCCGCCGTTCGCTTAAATTTCAGGAACAGATCAATGTCGCAACAGTCGATTTCCAGAACATGAAATGGCACCCCGCCTTTACCTCAAAGAAGCGCATCTACGACTATATAAGGGAGCCTGAGGTGTGCCTTGGCGCTGCCGCGCGCAGTCTGTTCGAAATGTTGCCCAACTCGAATTTCTGGCTCAATCCATTGTCCGAATGTCAGAAGCCGCTGCCCGCGAGCGAGATCGCCTTGCTTATGAACGGCAAGATCTTCGACATAACGATGAGGTCCGCGCGATAG
- a CDS encoding aromatic/alkene/methane monooxygenase hydroxylase/oxygenase subunit alpha, with protein MTASLTLNKITAQKGISIAEAANRVADLGWTPSYVQEAMTFPTDYKISKTPRDPMKQVLRSYFPMQEEKDNRVYGALDAALRGDMFRNVEPRWVEWMKLFLAIIPFPEISAARSMAMVGRLAPGEELRTGFTMQMVDEFRHSTIQMNLKKWYMENYIDPAGFDITEAAFGKCYATTIGRQFAEGFLTGDAITAANVYLTVVAETAFTNTLFVAMPSEAARNGDYALPTVFLSVQSDESRHIGNGHSMLMAMINDPSNHQLLERDLKYAFWQNHAIVDAAIGTFIEYGTTNRDKNKESYAELWHRWIYEDYYRTYMLPLEKYGIKIHHDDVAAAWDRIVKKNYVHKTAQFFTVGWSVNFWRIEAQTEKDFEWFEHKYPGWYAEFGDFWKWHAKLSVPGETNILFNSEVGYVYPHRCWSCMVPCLIREDFVCDEVDGKIYTYCSEGCRWTHKVAFAAEYEGRATPAMGRFSGRREWEDCYHGWDVADAIKDLGFVRPDGKTMIAQPHLRFDSKDMWTLDHVRGHTLGSPLRGFRALSPIEREVATAEYRKGFKINPCN; from the coding sequence ATGACTGCAAGTCTGACACTGAACAAGATCACCGCGCAGAAAGGGATCAGCATCGCTGAAGCGGCCAACCGCGTCGCGGACCTTGGCTGGACGCCAAGCTACGTCCAGGAGGCGATGACCTTCCCGACCGACTACAAGATCTCGAAGACGCCGCGTGACCCGATGAAGCAGGTCCTGCGGTCGTATTTCCCGATGCAGGAAGAGAAGGACAATCGCGTCTACGGTGCGCTCGATGCGGCGCTGCGCGGCGACATGTTCCGCAACGTCGAGCCGCGATGGGTCGAGTGGATGAAGCTGTTCCTGGCGATCATCCCGTTCCCGGAGATCTCGGCGGCGCGCTCGATGGCGATGGTCGGGCGGCTGGCACCCGGCGAGGAATTGCGCACCGGATTCACCATGCAGATGGTCGACGAGTTCCGTCACTCGACGATCCAGATGAACCTCAAGAAGTGGTACATGGAGAACTATATCGATCCCGCGGGGTTCGATATCACGGAAGCCGCGTTCGGCAAGTGCTATGCGACCACGATCGGCCGCCAGTTCGCCGAGGGCTTCCTGACCGGCGACGCCATCACCGCCGCCAACGTCTACCTGACCGTCGTCGCCGAGACGGCGTTCACCAATACCTTGTTCGTGGCGATGCCGTCGGAAGCGGCCCGCAACGGCGACTATGCGCTGCCGACCGTATTCCTGTCGGTGCAGTCCGACGAATCCCGTCACATCGGCAACGGCCACTCGATGCTGATGGCGATGATCAACGATCCGTCGAACCATCAGCTGCTCGAGCGCGACCTCAAATACGCCTTCTGGCAGAACCACGCGATCGTCGACGCCGCGATCGGGACGTTCATCGAGTACGGCACGACCAACCGCGACAAGAACAAGGAGTCCTATGCCGAGCTCTGGCACCGCTGGATCTACGAGGACTATTACCGGACCTACATGCTGCCGCTCGAGAAGTACGGCATCAAGATCCATCACGACGACGTCGCCGCCGCCTGGGATCGCATCGTCAAGAAGAACTACGTCCACAAGACCGCGCAATTCTTCACGGTCGGCTGGTCGGTGAACTTCTGGCGCATCGAGGCCCAGACCGAGAAGGACTTCGAGTGGTTCGAGCACAAATATCCGGGCTGGTACGCCGAATTCGGCGACTTCTGGAAGTGGCACGCCAAGCTCAGCGTGCCCGGCGAGACCAACATCCTGTTCAACAGCGAGGTCGGCTATGTCTACCCGCACCGCTGCTGGAGCTGCATGGTCCCGTGCCTGATCCGCGAAGACTTCGTCTGCGACGAGGTCGACGGCAAGATCTACACCTACTGCTCCGAAGGTTGCCGTTGGACCCACAAGGTGGCGTTCGCCGCCGAATACGAGGGTCGGGCGACGCCGGCGATGGGCCGCTTCAGCGGTCGCCGTGAATGGGAAGATTGCTATCACGGCTGGGATGTCGCCGACGCGATCAAGGATCTCGGTTTTGTCCGGCCTGACGGCAAGACCATGATCGCGCAGCCGCATCTGCGCTTCGACTCCAAGGACATGTGGACGCTCGATCACGTGCGCGGACACACGCTCGGCAGTCCGTTGCGCGGCTTCAGGGCGCTGTCGCCGATCGAGCGCGAGGTCGCGACGGCCGAATACCGCAAGGGGTTCAAGATCAATCCCTGCAACTGA
- a CDS encoding GlxA family transcriptional regulator, translating to MRIAILALEGLWDTGLTVMLDAFSLAHKFSTLQMGGTLRFDVSVVGVRRRVRSGQGLTIPVQAITPELKPDWVVVPALSTARPEQLVPALERRDVIQAKAELQKWHAGGAHIGASCIGSFVVAETGLLDHQDATTTWWLAPLFRQRYPRVRLDETRMLVPSDVGATAGAAMGHLDLALWLIRRASPELAAVVSRYLLADLRSSQATFIIPNHLAQADPLIQRFERWARDHLKDGFSLQDAADALATSARTLQRRCEAVLGKSPLSYFQDLRVERAQSLLHGSGLDLDAIAAEVGYVDGATLRTLLRERLGRGVRELRANLR from the coding sequence ATGCGCATCGCGATACTTGCTTTGGAAGGATTGTGGGACACCGGGCTCACCGTGATGCTCGATGCGTTCTCGCTCGCCCACAAATTTTCCACCCTGCAAATGGGCGGAACACTCCGCTTCGATGTTTCCGTCGTGGGCGTGCGGCGACGGGTCCGGTCCGGTCAGGGACTGACGATCCCGGTGCAAGCCATCACGCCGGAGTTGAAGCCCGATTGGGTCGTCGTGCCGGCGCTGAGTACGGCGAGGCCCGAGCAGCTGGTCCCCGCGCTCGAACGACGGGACGTCATCCAGGCCAAGGCGGAATTGCAGAAGTGGCACGCGGGAGGCGCCCATATCGGTGCTTCCTGCATCGGCTCGTTCGTTGTGGCTGAGACCGGCCTGCTTGATCATCAGGACGCGACGACGACGTGGTGGCTCGCACCGCTGTTTCGGCAACGCTACCCGCGTGTCCGGCTCGATGAGACCCGGATGCTGGTGCCGTCGGATGTGGGCGCCACGGCGGGCGCCGCGATGGGACATCTCGATCTCGCATTGTGGCTGATCCGCCGCGCCAGCCCCGAACTCGCGGCCGTTGTTTCGCGTTATCTGCTCGCCGACCTGCGTTCCTCACAAGCCACCTTCATCATTCCAAACCATCTCGCCCAGGCCGATCCGCTCATTCAGCGTTTCGAGCGGTGGGCACGCGACCATCTCAAGGACGGCTTCTCGCTACAGGACGCTGCCGACGCATTGGCGACGAGCGCGCGCACCTTGCAACGCCGCTGCGAAGCGGTGCTGGGCAAGTCGCCGCTGTCCTACTTCCAGGATCTCCGGGTCGAACGCGCGCAATCGCTGCTCCACGGCAGCGGCCTCGACCTCGACGCCATTGCCGCCGAGGTCGGCTACGTCGATGGAGCAACGTTGCGAACGCTGTTGCGCGAACGCCTGGGACGAGGCGTGCGCGAGCTCCGCGCGAACCTGCGCTGA
- a CDS encoding sigma-54-dependent Fis family transcriptional regulator, with translation MLTTGRRMDNAWMTLEQRGAPPAELLSADIYDSWMRCISLGLDTLRPPSPEFVSAAVLRQEQQRCSLIRGLALAEMHTLHQQIAGSNFMIAFANADGLLLDIISDSSFSDASNAASIRPGTVWTEAICGTNGLGTAAYLKRAIVVHGRDHFFARYNNLTCIAAPIFAPDGELAGILDASSDCMSRQAHTQALVAMAATQIENGLFREHHRGNILIAFHNRGEYLHTLSAGLLAVDNEGRILAANRAASVLLHGLPASPGRRFADVFRTKFSAFVDEGRRKERQRLEDEVGSQFVATIENARQFSMMQAISRPRLPTPKASTPFVSADPAIAAVVQRVGTAALRKMPILIRGETGTGKEQLARHAHAASGRAGAFVPVNCAALPDSLIEAELFGYAEGAFTGAKKGGAAGLFKEADGGTLFLDEIGDMPVTLQAVLLRFLDDWTVRPVGGTKRQVDVLLVSATNANLDDSIARGRFRSDLLFRLNTLEVTLPPLRERSDFAEIARHLIHKIDPLMDLTEGAIDSLAELDWGGNIRELRNVLSRLSLAEPGDLIDETSVETVLAHSGGERLPGRAIGAGALKANLHELQRSHVLSAYAETGNNISKTARRLGVSRNTIYRALRSKQD, from the coding sequence ATGCTGACCACGGGCCGACGCATGGACAATGCTTGGATGACGCTCGAGCAGCGCGGAGCGCCACCAGCAGAACTTCTGTCTGCCGATATCTACGATAGCTGGATGCGATGCATTTCGCTCGGCCTCGATACTCTGCGGCCTCCGTCGCCCGAGTTCGTGAGCGCCGCGGTGTTGCGCCAGGAACAGCAACGTTGTTCGTTGATTCGCGGCCTTGCGCTCGCGGAGATGCACACGTTGCACCAGCAGATCGCCGGCTCCAATTTCATGATCGCCTTTGCGAACGCCGACGGCCTGCTGCTCGACATCATCTCGGACTCGAGCTTCAGCGATGCTTCGAACGCCGCGAGCATTCGGCCCGGCACCGTCTGGACCGAAGCGATTTGCGGCACCAACGGCCTTGGCACCGCGGCGTATCTCAAGCGGGCCATCGTCGTTCATGGCCGTGACCACTTTTTCGCCCGCTACAACAATCTCACCTGCATCGCGGCGCCGATCTTCGCGCCCGATGGCGAACTGGCCGGCATCCTGGATGCGTCGTCGGATTGCATGTCGCGGCAGGCGCACACCCAGGCGCTGGTCGCCATGGCCGCAACCCAGATCGAGAACGGCCTGTTCCGCGAACATCACCGCGGCAACATCCTGATCGCGTTCCACAACCGCGGCGAATATCTGCACACGTTGAGCGCGGGCCTGCTGGCCGTCGACAATGAGGGCAGGATCCTTGCCGCCAACAGGGCCGCAAGCGTTCTGCTGCATGGCCTGCCGGCCTCGCCCGGCCGGCGCTTCGCCGATGTGTTCCGTACGAAATTCAGCGCCTTTGTCGATGAAGGCCGGCGTAAGGAGCGCCAGCGCCTTGAGGACGAGGTCGGCAGCCAGTTCGTTGCGACGATCGAGAACGCGCGGCAGTTTTCGATGATGCAAGCCATCTCGCGGCCCCGGCTGCCGACGCCGAAGGCCTCCACACCGTTCGTCTCCGCCGATCCGGCGATCGCGGCCGTGGTGCAGCGGGTCGGAACCGCAGCACTCCGCAAGATGCCGATCCTGATCCGCGGCGAAACCGGCACCGGCAAGGAGCAACTCGCCCGCCATGCCCATGCCGCCAGCGGACGGGCCGGCGCCTTCGTCCCGGTCAATTGCGCAGCGCTTCCCGACAGCCTGATCGAGGCGGAGCTCTTCGGCTATGCCGAGGGCGCTTTCACGGGAGCCAAGAAGGGCGGCGCTGCGGGGCTGTTCAAGGAGGCGGATGGCGGCACGCTCTTCCTCGACGAGATCGGCGACATGCCGGTGACGCTGCAAGCCGTGCTGCTGCGCTTTCTGGATGATTGGACCGTCCGTCCGGTCGGCGGCACCAAGCGCCAGGTCGACGTTCTCCTGGTCTCCGCCACCAATGCCAATCTCGACGACTCGATTGCAAGAGGCCGGTTCCGATCCGACCTGCTGTTCCGTCTGAACACCCTGGAGGTGACGCTGCCGCCTTTGCGTGAACGTTCCGATTTTGCCGAGATTGCGCGGCATTTGATCCACAAGATCGATCCCTTGATGGATTTGACGGAAGGCGCGATCGATAGTTTGGCGGAGCTGGATTGGGGCGGAAACATCCGCGAGCTGCGCAACGTTCTTTCCCGATTGTCCCTGGCCGAGCCGGGAGATCTGATCGACGAGACATCGGTCGAGACGGTCCTTGCACATTCGGGCGGCGAGCGCCTGCCTGGCAGGGCGATCGGTGCGGGCGCGCTCAAGGCCAACCTGCATGAGCTACAGCGCTCGCATGTGCTGAGCGCGTATGCGGAAACTGGCAACAACATCAGCAAGACCGCGCGCCGCCTCGGCGTGTCGCGCAATACGATCTACCGCGCCCTTCGCAGCAAGCAGGACTAG
- a CDS encoding MmoB/DmpM family protein, translating to MLHETDNIFKSMKDITFEDTVSHQCGVTMNDSVEARAIAEVMSRHDHIKVTYMPAMIRIDGDGKMEFKMDEISEELGRVMTPHLFEISTSTHYGRMVMTDDNTVMLFGDMNEMMKYIV from the coding sequence ATGCTGCACGAGACTGACAACATCTTCAAATCGATGAAAGACATCACCTTCGAGGACACGGTGTCGCATCAATGCGGTGTCACCATGAACGACAGCGTCGAGGCGCGCGCGATCGCCGAGGTCATGAGTCGGCATGACCATATCAAGGTGACCTACATGCCCGCGATGATCCGCATCGACGGCGACGGCAAGATGGAATTCAAGATGGACGAGATTTCGGAGGAACTCGGCCGGGTGATGACCCCGCATCTCTTCGAGATATCGACCTCGACGCACTACGGCCGCATGGTCATGACGGACGACAACACCGTCATGCTGTTCGGCGACATGAACGAGATGATGAAATACATCGTCTGA
- a CDS encoding metal-sulfur cluster assembly factor, whose protein sequence is MNGAVDEAMRPEGRSCDDKRAQIWACLQGVMDPELDESVTELNFVTRADVDSTDRVHIEFRLPTYWCAANFSFLMADDMRQAISALDWVKGVRVVLGEHMYADKINAGLAKGWSFQETFGAEADGSLDDLRRTFLVKAFQRRQVALLAHLIALGQSAAGIVSLTLTELGRLPLDDAGERLRQRYLERRAVAGPAAGDAPAFVDAAGARLKADGLAGYVSGLRRVGINAEFNGALCRGLLAARFDLETPFVPKSKTMPASPGT, encoded by the coding sequence ATGAATGGTGCCGTTGACGAGGCGATGCGGCCGGAAGGCCGTTCGTGCGACGACAAGCGGGCCCAGATCTGGGCCTGCCTGCAGGGCGTGATGGATCCGGAGCTCGACGAGTCCGTTACCGAGCTGAATTTCGTGACCAGGGCCGATGTGGACTCGACGGACCGTGTCCACATCGAGTTCCGCTTGCCGACCTATTGGTGCGCGGCCAACTTCTCTTTCCTGATGGCGGATGACATGCGCCAGGCGATCAGCGCGCTGGACTGGGTCAAGGGCGTCAGGGTGGTGCTGGGCGAGCACATGTATGCCGACAAGATCAATGCCGGCCTTGCAAAAGGGTGGTCCTTTCAGGAGACGTTCGGCGCCGAGGCCGACGGCAGTCTGGATGATTTACGTCGGACGTTTCTCGTCAAGGCGTTCCAGCGCCGGCAGGTCGCGCTGCTCGCTCACCTCATTGCGCTCGGGCAATCTGCGGCGGGGATCGTAAGCCTGACGCTGACCGAGCTTGGTCGCCTGCCGCTCGACGATGCTGGTGAGAGGCTGCGGCAGCGTTATCTCGAACGACGTGCCGTCGCAGGCCCGGCGGCAGGCGATGCGCCTGCTTTTGTCGATGCGGCCGGGGCGCGGCTGAAAGCCGACGGCCTTGCGGGTTATGTGTCGGGTCTGCGGCGCGTCGGCATCAACGCCGAATTCAATGGCGCGCTGTGCCGCGGTCTGCTCGCCGCACGGTTCGACCTCGAAACGCCATTCGTCCCGAAATCGAAGACAATGCCGGCCTCGCCGGGCACATAG